The Staphylococcus sp. KG4-3 genome has a window encoding:
- a CDS encoding M23 family metallopeptidase, with amino-acid sequence MANMDYIQKSINENFSEISNQNNKNDRSTSYTDFFDRSRETENFGKYEFSGFDGKHYGIDYDLPEDTPVKAATDGKVTRTFENDLGGKVVQIAETNGQYHQWYMHLNQFKVKVGDNVQAGDVIALSGNTGEQTTGSHLHFQRMNGGIGNDYAEDPKDFVEKLPDGEKSLYELK; translated from the coding sequence ATGGCGAATATGGATTATATACAAAAAAGTATAAATGAAAATTTTTCAGAAATCAGTAACCAAAATAATAAAAATGACCGATCGACATCTTATACAGATTTTTTTGATCGAAGCAGAGAAACAGAAAATTTTGGTAAATATGAGTTTAGTGGTTTTGATGGGAAACATTATGGGATAGATTATGATTTACCTGAAGATACGCCGGTTAAAGCCGCAACAGATGGCAAGGTTACTCGCACATTTGAGAATGACTTAGGTGGCAAAGTAGTGCAAATAGCTGAAACGAACGGACAGTATCACCAATGGTATATGCATTTAAATCAATTTAAAGTTAAAGTAGGAGACAATGTACAAGCGGGAGATGTAATTGCACTTTCTGGTAATACAGGAGAACAAACGACTGGGTCTCACCTTCATTTTCAGAGAATGAATGGTGGCATCGGTAATGACTATGCAGAAGACCCTAAAGATTTTGTTGAAAAATTACCAGATGGTGAGAAAAGTTTATATGAACTAAAATGA
- a CDS encoding 6-carboxytetrahydropterin synthase gives MTKFDHIQPPGQFKYRKGQVLIKNYYKFTCDNRIYFTNTVHKDLEDQQYQFNIEILSDIDKYGLALDFNEVDKLYQTEIEPYLDGQLVNDTLPEMNTTAENIAIWIWEQFEKSLPKETQLQKLEFFETASQGLVLTTNLMKH, from the coding sequence ATGACTAAATTTGATCATATTCAACCACCTGGCCAGTTTAAATATCGCAAAGGTCAAGTTTTGATAAAGAATTATTATAAATTCACTTGTGATAATCGAATTTATTTTACAAATACAGTGCATAAAGACCTAGAAGATCAACAATATCAATTTAATATTGAGATTTTATCAGATATAGATAAATATGGTTTAGCATTAGATTTCAATGAAGTAGATAAATTATACCAAACAGAAATTGAACCGTATTTAGATGGTCAGTTGGTAAATGACACACTACCCGAAATGAATACAACTGCTGAAAATATTGCTATATGGATATGGGAACAATTTGAAAAAAGTTTACCTAAGGAAACCCAATTGCAAAAATTGGAATTTTTTGAAACAGCATCTCAAGGGCTGGTACTAACAACAAATTTAATGAAACACTAA
- a CDS encoding multidrug resistance efflux transporter family protein: MRAIFIGILGALFFSITFILNHSMASSGGNWLFSASLRFIFMFPFLFIFVYIKKRHGYILEHIKKYFLQWLLWSTLGFVFFYIPITFVSNYSPGWLISATWQLTIICGLLLAPLFYEYIQFDKQLIKVRERISWRSVSTSSVMVFGVVLVQIPQITSIEMQTFVLSVVPLIVGAFSYPLGNRKMMELVDNELTTIERIYGMTLVTLPIWIIIFVIGVFKSGFPSSNQVLQTFLVAIFSGIIATTLFFYATNLVKNNQAKLAAVEATQATEIIFTLIGEMLFLGLPLPDPISIIGIIIITLGIFVYSFMNAKIRENNSDIQKFS; this comes from the coding sequence ATGCGCGCGATTTTTATAGGTATTCTCGGAGCATTATTTTTTTCAATCACTTTTATACTAAATCATTCTATGGCAAGTAGTGGTGGAAATTGGTTATTTAGTGCTTCATTACGTTTTATATTTATGTTCCCATTTCTTTTTATTTTTGTTTATATTAAAAAAAGACATGGATACATACTTGAACATATTAAAAAGTACTTTTTACAATGGTTACTTTGGAGTACTCTTGGTTTCGTCTTTTTCTATATTCCCATTACATTTGTCTCCAATTACAGCCCAGGTTGGTTGATATCAGCAACATGGCAACTAACAATTATATGTGGTTTATTACTTGCACCTTTATTTTATGAATATATTCAGTTTGATAAACAATTAATTAAAGTTAGAGAACGTATTTCTTGGCGCTCTGTTAGTACTTCTAGCGTTATGGTGTTTGGTGTCGTGTTAGTTCAAATACCTCAAATTACGTCCATAGAAATGCAAACCTTTGTTCTCTCTGTTGTTCCACTTATCGTTGGAGCTTTCAGTTATCCGTTGGGTAACCGTAAAATGATGGAACTTGTAGATAATGAATTAACAACAATTGAACGTATTTATGGTATGACCTTAGTCACGTTACCTATCTGGATTATTATCTTTGTAATCGGTGTTTTTAAAAGTGGATTCCCTTCTTCTAATCAAGTATTACAAACTTTTTTAGTCGCTATATTTTCTGGTATCATCGCGACTACACTCTTTTTCTATGCTACAAATTTAGTAAAAAACAACCAAGCTAAATTAGCTGCTGTTGAAGCAACTCAAGCTACTGAAATAATCTTTACACTCATTGGTGAAATGTTATTTCTGGGGTTACCTTTACCAGATCCTATTAGTATTATTGGTATCATTATTATCACATTAGGTATTTTTGTTTATAGCTTTATGAATGCCAAAATTAGAGAAAACAATAGTGATATTCAAAAATTCAGCTAA
- a CDS encoding amino acid permease, which translates to MADRLKRELSNRHIQLIAIGGAIGTGLFLGAGQSISLAGPSILLTYIIVGFALFMFMRAMGEMLLSDTKFNSFADITNEYVGPLAGFITGWTYWLTWIISGMAEVTAVAKYVSFWYPEIPNWLSALACVLLLMSFNLLSTRLFGELEFWFAIIKVVTIIALIIIGIVMIVMAYQTPFGHASVSNIYKNGGIFPNGISGFLMSFQMAIFSFLGIEMIGITAGETKNPHKTIPQAINNVPFRILIFYIGALAIIISIIPWNQLDPDSSPFVKVFALVGIPFAAGIINFVVLTAAASACNSGIFANSRTLFGLADRKQAPPKFQVTNRRGVPVTAILVTCILLLFAVLLNYFIPNATTVFVYISTVSTVLNIFLWTLIMIAYYRYTRARPDLHKGSKFKMPGGKVMALCIIIFFAFIFCVLFVNPETRIGVIFAPLWLVVLAIMYRQYKKHAV; encoded by the coding sequence ATGGCAGACAGATTAAAGAGAGAGTTAAGTAATAGGCATATACAATTAATTGCTATTGGTGGTGCAATAGGTACAGGTCTGTTCTTAGGAGCTGGACAGTCTATTAGTTTGGCAGGTCCTTCAATTTTACTAACATATATTATCGTAGGATTTGCCTTATTTATGTTTATGAGGGCTATGGGGGAAATGTTACTTTCAGATACAAAATTCAATTCATTTGCGGATATAACAAATGAATATGTTGGGCCGCTCGCTGGTTTTATTACTGGTTGGACTTATTGGTTAACATGGATTATTTCCGGTATGGCAGAGGTTACAGCCGTAGCTAAATATGTATCATTTTGGTATCCAGAAATTCCAAATTGGTTATCGGCATTAGCTTGTGTCTTATTGCTAATGTCATTCAATTTACTAAGTACGAGATTGTTTGGAGAATTAGAATTTTGGTTTGCTATTATTAAAGTTGTTACTATCATCGCATTGATTATTATAGGTATTGTTATGATTGTAATGGCTTATCAAACGCCATTTGGGCATGCAAGTGTTTCTAATATTTACAAAAATGGAGGGATTTTTCCCAACGGTATATCTGGATTTTTAATGTCATTCCAGATGGCGATTTTTTCTTTCCTTGGTATTGAAATGATTGGAATTACAGCAGGAGAAACTAAAAATCCTCATAAAACTATTCCACAGGCTATTAATAATGTACCATTTAGAATTCTAATATTTTACATCGGTGCTCTAGCAATTATTATTTCTATTATACCTTGGAATCAATTAGATCCAGATAGCAGTCCATTTGTTAAAGTTTTTGCGTTAGTCGGTATCCCATTTGCTGCAGGGATTATTAATTTTGTTGTATTAACTGCAGCGGCATCTGCTTGTAATAGTGGGATATTTGCAAATAGTAGAACATTGTTTGGATTAGCAGATAGAAAACAAGCGCCACCTAAGTTCCAAGTAACGAATCGTAGAGGTGTACCTGTTACAGCAATTTTAGTGACATGTATATTATTGCTTTTTGCAGTACTACTAAATTATTTTATACCTAATGCGACAACTGTATTCGTTTATATTAGTACTGTTTCAACAGTACTAAACATATTTTTATGGACATTGATTATGATTGCGTATTATAGATATACACGAGCTCGACCTGATTTGCATAAAGGAAGTAAATTTAAAATGCCTGGTGGTAAAGTAATGGCATTATGTATCATCATATTTTTTGCTTTTATTTTTTGTGTATTATTTGTAAATCCAGAAACACGAATAGGTGTAATCTTTGCGCCATTGTGGTTAGTTGTGCTTGCAATTATGTATAGACAGTACAAAAAACATGCAGTCTAA
- a CDS encoding DUF488 domain-containing protein, whose translation MTVYIQRIYEDKQQEGLRILVDRVWPRGVAKDDANLDHWIKEVAPTSELRKWFNHDPKLYAAFKEKYEKELRENISQKQAFEELQNKVSETDKDIILLFAAKDKKHNQAVVLQALLQ comes from the coding sequence ATGACGGTATATATTCAAAGAATTTATGAAGACAAACAGCAAGAAGGCTTACGGATACTCGTAGATCGCGTATGGCCAAGAGGTGTAGCTAAGGACGATGCAAATTTAGATCATTGGATCAAAGAAGTGGCGCCAACTTCTGAATTAAGAAAATGGTTTAACCATGATCCCAAGTTATATGCTGCTTTTAAAGAAAAGTACGAGAAAGAACTTCGCGAAAATATTAGCCAAAAACAAGCATTTGAAGAATTGCAAAATAAAGTTTCTGAGACTGATAAAGATATCATTTTATTATTTGCCGCTAAAGATAAAAAACATAATCAAGCTGTTGTGCTTCAAGCGTTATTACAGTAA
- a CDS encoding PTS transporter subunit IIC, with protein MIKVSPKQFLYNVLSGVAIAIVAGLIPNAILGELFKLFAPKYQLFQTLLQVVESIQFTVPLLVGALIAMRFNLSPLATAVVASSAFVGSGAAQFKDGAWMLVGVGDLINTMITAAIAVFLILVVGERFGSLTLIILPTIVGVIASFIGVLILPYVQMITTGIGNLVNTFTELQPVLMSMLIALVFSFIIISPISTVATALAIGISGLAAGSASLGIVACEGALVAGTLKVNRAGVPLTIFLGGVKMMIPNMVRHPIILLPIFSNALITGFVGALIGIGGTKESAGFGIIGLVGPISAFRFMEHSVLLTLIYVFIAFFVVPFVMGYLINTFYMKTLKLYDREIFKFLA; from the coding sequence ATGATTAAAGTAAGTCCAAAACAATTTTTATATAATGTACTATCTGGTGTAGCAATTGCCATAGTAGCAGGGTTAATACCAAATGCTATCTTAGGGGAACTATTCAAACTTTTCGCTCCTAAGTACCAGCTTTTTCAAACATTATTACAAGTAGTAGAAAGTATTCAATTTACTGTACCATTATTAGTTGGTGCACTTATAGCAATGCGGTTCAATTTATCACCTTTAGCAACAGCTGTTGTGGCAAGCTCTGCTTTTGTGGGGAGTGGCGCAGCGCAATTTAAAGATGGTGCTTGGATGCTTGTAGGTGTTGGAGATCTTATTAACACAATGATCACTGCAGCAATTGCTGTATTTTTAATATTAGTCGTTGGAGAAAGATTTGGTAGTTTAACGTTAATTATTCTGCCGACCATTGTCGGTGTCATAGCTAGCTTTATTGGCGTACTTATATTGCCATATGTCCAAATGATTACAACTGGTATTGGTAATTTAGTCAATACATTTACAGAATTGCAACCAGTATTAATGTCTATGCTTATTGCATTAGTATTTAGTTTTATAATTATTTCACCTATATCAACTGTAGCAACTGCATTAGCTATAGGTATTAGTGGTCTAGCGGCTGGTTCTGCTTCACTTGGGATTGTGGCATGTGAAGGTGCATTAGTTGCAGGGACGTTAAAGGTAAATAGAGCAGGCGTACCTCTGACAATCTTTTTAGGTGGTGTGAAAATGATGATACCTAATATGGTAAGGCATCCTATTATTTTACTTCCAATCTTTTCAAATGCGCTAATCACTGGTTTTGTTGGTGCGCTCATAGGAATTGGTGGAACAAAAGAATCAGCAGGTTTTGGAATTATTGGGCTTGTTGGACCAATAAGTGCATTTAGATTTATGGAACATTCAGTATTATTAACTTTAATATACGTATTTATTGCGTTTTTTGTAGTTCCATTTGTAATGGGCTATTTGATAAATACATTTTATATGAAAACGTTGAAATTATATGATAGAGAAATTTTTAAATTCTTGGCGTAA
- a CDS encoding transglycosylase codes for MKKTILASSLAVALGVTGYATTADHNQAHASEENIDKAHLADLAQNNPEELNQKPLHAGAYNYNFVLGGNEYTFTSNGQSWSWNYTAAGAQSATSNSVQDVTTQATTNTNETSASEVSAQKQSSNTPVAAVEAPKASSNSNVQTAQTSVATKTYKAAQTSAASTGGSVKAQFLAAGGTEAMWNSIVMPESSGNPNAVNPAGYRGLGQTKESWGTGSVASQTKGMINYGESRYGSMEAAMAFRASNGWW; via the coding sequence ATGAAGAAAACAATTTTAGCATCATCATTAGCAGTAGCATTAGGTGTAACAGGATATGCAACAACAGCAGATCACAATCAAGCTCACGCTTCAGAAGAAAATATCGACAAAGCGCATTTAGCTGATTTAGCTCAAAACAATCCTGAAGAATTAAACCAAAAACCATTACACGCTGGAGCGTATAACTATAACTTCGTTTTAGGTGGAAATGAATATACATTCACTTCAAATGGTCAATCTTGGTCATGGAATTACACAGCTGCAGGTGCTCAAAGTGCAACTTCTAATTCAGTACAAGATGTAACTACTCAAGCAACTACAAATACTAACGAAACTTCAGCTAGCGAAGTAAGTGCTCAAAAACAATCAAGTAATACTCCAGTAGCAGCAGTTGAAGCTCCTAAAGCTTCATCTAACTCAAATGTTCAAACTGCACAAACAAGCGTTGCAACTAAAACTTATAAAGCTGCTCAAACATCAGCTGCATCAACTGGTGGATCAGTTAAAGCTCAATTCTTAGCTGCAGGTGGTACAGAAGCTATGTGGAATTCAATTGTAATGCCTGAATCAAGCGGTAACCCAAATGCTGTTAACCCAGCAGGTTACAGAGGTTTAGGTCAAACTAAAGAATCATGGGGAACTGGTTCAGTAGCTAGCCAAACTAAAGGTATGATTAACTACGGTGAAAGCCGTTACGGTTCAATGGAAGCAGCGATGGCTTTCCGTGCTTCTAATGGATGGTGGTAG
- a CDS encoding LLM class oxidoreductase — translation MTTIQHHHGFQRTFQKDHLTLGLAFPFDNSEDHELSFENQIELAQYAEELGFTSLFVRDSPLYSPHLGNVTTNYDPFVFLSYLSAKTSKIALGTSSIVATLRHPIHIAKAATSLDLISNERFLLGMATGDRKFEFPTFKIKEEQLTEKFQDTIMAINELWQVHSPDISNSIFELYADSGLQMLPKHKHIPMFATGYSKQQMSWLKSNMDGLMFYPQPFQQQKALLQDWHNNDTFKPFMHPLVVDLSNQPNELVKPVKGGYRLGRNTLIKILKAYEKIGTNHIMLHLKSNSRSYKSLLTEIGDYVIPHFPPHILQEEHKNDIIRQN, via the coding sequence GTGACAACAATCCAACACCATCATGGGTTCCAACGAACTTTTCAAAAGGATCACTTGACCTTAGGGTTAGCATTTCCTTTCGACAATTCGGAAGACCATGAATTATCATTTGAAAATCAAATTGAGTTAGCTCAATATGCTGAAGAACTCGGATTTACTAGCCTATTTGTGCGTGACAGTCCGCTTTATAGTCCACATCTAGGAAATGTAACGACAAACTACGATCCGTTTGTATTTTTATCTTATCTCAGTGCCAAAACATCTAAAATCGCTCTCGGGACCTCTAGTATTGTTGCTACATTACGTCATCCAATTCATATAGCTAAGGCAGCTACTTCTCTTGACTTAATTTCAAATGAGCGCTTTTTGTTAGGTATGGCAACAGGAGACCGTAAATTTGAATTTCCTACATTTAAGATAAAAGAAGAACAGTTAACCGAAAAATTTCAAGATACTATTATGGCTATAAATGAGTTATGGCAAGTACATTCACCAGATATATCGAACTCAATATTTGAATTATACGCAGACTCAGGACTACAAATGTTGCCAAAGCATAAACATATCCCAATGTTTGCGACAGGCTATTCAAAACAACAAATGTCTTGGTTAAAGTCCAATATGGACGGCTTAATGTTTTACCCACAACCATTTCAACAACAGAAAGCGCTACTTCAAGATTGGCACAACAATGATACTTTCAAACCATTTATGCATCCGCTTGTTGTAGATTTATCAAACCAACCGAACGAATTAGTGAAACCTGTTAAAGGTGGTTATCGGTTAGGTAGAAATACTTTAATAAAAATTCTAAAAGCCTATGAAAAAATCGGCACAAATCATATTATGTTACATTTAAAATCAAATAGCAGATCATATAAATCATTATTAACAGAAATTGGCGATTATGTAATACCACATTTCCCGCCACATATATTACAGGAGGAACATAAAAATGACATTATTAGACAGAATTAA
- a CDS encoding nucleoside hydrolase, which translates to MSKKIIMDCDPGHDDAIALILAGAKNSTLDILAVTTVAGNQSVEKNTKNALNVLEVMGRGDISVSVGATRPLIKPASFASQIHGNSGLDGPKLPEVPSLKPTQSHAADVIIETLKHSEEPVTLVATGPLTNIATALIKEPSITQYIDSITIMGGGTFGNWTPTAEFNIWVDAEAAKRVFDCGVPINVFGLDVTHQVLANDAIINRFKAIDNQIAKFVVELLEFFKSTYKTHFNMDGGPIHDACTILYLLQPDLFTMQQTHVDIEHQSALTYGTMAVDLNNITNKEKNAYFATAVNVERVWTLMEDILKSYSDDQ; encoded by the coding sequence ATGAGTAAAAAAATTATTATGGATTGTGATCCAGGTCATGATGACGCGATTGCGTTAATATTAGCAGGAGCTAAAAATAGTACGTTAGATATATTGGCTGTAACAACAGTGGCTGGTAATCAATCAGTTGAAAAAAATACCAAAAATGCTTTAAACGTATTGGAAGTAATGGGAAGAGGAGATATTAGTGTATCTGTCGGTGCTACAAGACCACTGATTAAGCCAGCTTCATTTGCATCACAAATACATGGTAATAGTGGATTAGATGGTCCAAAATTACCAGAAGTACCTTCGTTGAAACCAACGCAAAGTCATGCCGCTGATGTAATAATTGAAACACTAAAACATAGTGAGGAACCTGTAACGCTAGTGGCTACAGGCCCTTTAACGAATATTGCAACGGCTTTAATTAAAGAGCCGAGTATTACGCAATATATAGATTCTATAACGATTATGGGTGGAGGAACCTTTGGAAATTGGACACCTACTGCAGAATTTAATATTTGGGTTGATGCTGAAGCGGCCAAACGTGTATTTGACTGTGGCGTACCTATCAACGTGTTTGGCTTAGATGTAACGCATCAAGTATTGGCAAACGATGCCATTATCAATAGGTTCAAAGCAATCGACAATCAAATTGCAAAATTTGTTGTAGAACTTTTAGAATTCTTTAAATCTACATATAAAACACACTTTAATATGGATGGAGGGCCTATACATGATGCTTGTACAATTTTGTATTTGTTGCAGCCTGATTTATTTACAATGCAACAAACACATGTTGATATCGAGCACCAAAGTGCGCTTACCTATGGAACGATGGCTGTTGATTTAAATAATATTACAAATAAGGAAAAAAATGCTTATTTTGCGACTGCTGTAAATGTTGAACGCGTATGGACATTAATGGAAGACATACTTAAAAGTTATAGTGATGACCAATAA
- a CDS encoding DUF896 domain-containing protein has product MTLLDRINELANKEKVEALSVEEKQEQHILRQEYLQMIRGQVINTFSTMKVVDPLGEDVTPDKVYKLREEMGTLDLN; this is encoded by the coding sequence ATGACATTATTAGACAGAATTAATGAACTTGCAAATAAAGAAAAAGTAGAAGCATTGAGTGTTGAAGAAAAACAAGAACAACACATATTAAGACAAGAATATTTACAAATGATTCGTGGACAAGTTATTAATACATTTTCAACAATGAAAGTAGTTGATCCATTAGGTGAAGACGTAACACCTGATAAAGTTTATAAATTACGTGAAGAAATGGGCACATTAGACCTTAATTAA
- a CDS encoding aminotransferase class I/II-fold pyridoxal phosphate-dependent enzyme, with protein MAISDRLAQIPDSYFAKTMGQKVEHGPLPLINMAVGIPDGETPKGIIDCFADALRQPDNQKYVAFHGKDSFKQAIVDFYQRQFQVELDKEDEVCILYGTKNGLVGLPTCIVNPGENVLLPDPGYTDYKAGVLLADAQPQPLVLEPPYYLPQWDKISKETLLNTRLVYLTYPNNPTGSVATKSVFEEAIERFKGTKTKIVHDFAYSAFGFDAKNPSILQADGAKDLAVEVFSLSKGYNMSGFRVGFAVGNKDIIQALKKYQSHTHAGMFGALQDAATYALNNYDDFLEEQNITFKRRRNEFEAKLQQVDIPFEPMKGGIFLWLRTPTDFDGESFVDYLLQEQSILVAPGIPFGEHGKHYVRISLALDDASLLEAAERIQSLKHLYE; from the coding sequence ATGGCAATTTCGGATAGATTGGCACAGATACCAGATAGTTATTTTGCAAAAACAATGGGACAGAAAGTAGAACATGGTCCTTTGCCATTAATTAATATGGCTGTAGGTATTCCTGATGGTGAAACTCCCAAGGGAATTATTGACTGTTTTGCTGATGCGCTACGTCAGCCTGATAATCAAAAGTATGTTGCTTTCCATGGTAAAGACTCATTTAAGCAAGCAATAGTAGATTTTTATCAAAGACAATTTCAAGTTGAATTAGATAAAGAAGATGAAGTATGTATACTATATGGTACTAAAAATGGTCTTGTAGGTTTACCTACATGTATCGTTAACCCAGGAGAAAATGTATTACTACCAGATCCAGGGTATACGGATTATAAAGCAGGGGTGTTACTTGCCGATGCACAACCACAACCACTCGTTTTAGAGCCGCCTTATTATTTGCCTCAGTGGGACAAAATAAGCAAAGAAACATTACTCAATACACGTTTAGTTTATTTGACTTATCCAAATAACCCGACAGGTTCAGTTGCTACAAAATCAGTATTTGAGGAAGCGATTGAGCGTTTTAAGGGAACAAAAACAAAGATCGTTCATGATTTTGCGTATAGTGCCTTTGGCTTTGATGCTAAAAATCCTAGTATATTGCAAGCAGATGGAGCAAAAGACCTAGCAGTAGAAGTATTTTCATTATCTAAAGGATATAATATGTCAGGTTTTAGAGTTGGATTTGCAGTAGGAAATAAAGATATTATACAAGCATTAAAAAAATATCAGTCACATACACATGCAGGTATGTTTGGTGCATTGCAGGACGCAGCAACATATGCTTTGAATAATTATGATGATTTTCTAGAAGAGCAAAATATAACATTTAAACGTCGTAGAAATGAATTTGAAGCTAAATTGCAACAAGTGGACATACCTTTTGAACCAATGAAAGGTGGTATTTTCTTATGGTTACGAACACCGACAGACTTTGATGGAGAAAGTTTTGTTGATTATTTATTACAAGAACAGTCAATTCTTGTTGCACCAGGTATACCATTTGGAGAACATGGAAAACATTATGTGCGTATTTCTTTAGCTTTAGATGATGCATCGTTACTAGAGGCTGCGGAAAGAATACAATCGCTTAAGCACCTTTATGAATAG
- a CDS encoding TetR/AcrR family transcriptional regulator, protein MPTTHVDPRITRTKKLLMDAFRAIAKEKKLQSITVKDITDRATVNRATFYAHFYDKYDIMDYTLSETLLKNLNYSLNVSTELNEETLCKSFITITSYIQETHNECKLNSEAYGQVVEKKVKEELEDIFLTLLVQQHVNENRETLATTARFLSWGLYGTAKHWFHTSQLPAQTYIKQALPFLMNQNTN, encoded by the coding sequence ATGCCGACAACTCATGTTGACCCAAGAATTACCAGAACTAAAAAATTATTAATGGATGCCTTCCGAGCTATAGCAAAAGAAAAGAAACTTCAATCCATAACAGTGAAAGACATTACAGACCGTGCAACTGTTAATCGTGCAACGTTCTATGCTCATTTTTATGATAAATATGACATCATGGATTATACATTATCAGAAACTTTACTTAAAAACTTAAATTATTCATTAAATGTATCAACGGAACTCAATGAAGAAACGCTATGTAAAAGTTTTATTACTATCACAAGCTATATTCAAGAGACTCATAACGAATGCAAATTAAATAGTGAAGCTTATGGTCAAGTTGTAGAAAAAAAAGTAAAAGAAGAATTAGAGGATATCTTTCTAACACTGCTAGTACAACAACACGTTAACGAAAATCGTGAAACGCTTGCTACAACTGCGAGGTTCTTGTCTTGGGGGCTTTATGGAACAGCTAAGCATTGGTTCCATACGAGTCAATTACCAGCACAAACGTATATTAAACAAGCACTTCCTTTCTTAATGAATCAAAATACTAATTAA
- a CDS encoding serine protease, giving the protein MLKRILINSISCAFIAVLSLAMFNSDSKVDAQSTNATAQSTEATQNTAERPAENKAMPRVILPNEDRTQIENTNSGHYQSIGYINIGNNIATGVVIDKNTVLTNKHVADLSDGNMTFAPAAKDANTFPNGTFTEKEIKAYPGDEDLVVVHFNENKNGQSVGDVVQPATLQDASNVSEGEPITVTGYPGDKSLATMWESKGEILANNSNILTYDASTYGGNSGSPLFNENNEVIGLHQGGIEGESNSAVAITGKVLDFINENRE; this is encoded by the coding sequence ATGTTGAAAAGAATATTAATTAATAGTATCTCATGTGCTTTTATCGCTGTATTGTCATTAGCAATGTTTAATAGTGATAGTAAGGTTGATGCTCAGAGTACTAATGCTACAGCACAGAGTACTGAAGCAACGCAAAATACAGCAGAACGTCCTGCTGAAAACAAAGCGATGCCAAGAGTTATATTACCCAACGAAGATAGAACACAAATTGAAAATACAAACAGTGGACATTATCAATCTATTGGTTATATCAATATTGGAAACAATATCGCGACAGGTGTTGTAATAGATAAGAATACGGTGTTAACGAATAAGCATGTTGCAGACCTTTCGGATGGCAACATGACCTTTGCACCAGCTGCCAAAGATGCTAATACATTTCCTAATGGTACTTTTACTGAAAAAGAAATAAAAGCATACCCTGGTGATGAAGATTTAGTGGTTGTTCATTTTAATGAAAATAAAAACGGTCAATCAGTAGGTGATGTTGTTCAACCAGCAACGTTACAAGATGCTTCAAATGTTAGTGAAGGCGAACCTATAACGGTTACTGGGTATCCTGGAGATAAGTCACTAGCGACAATGTGGGAAAGTAAAGGAGAAATTTTAGCTAATAATAGTAATATACTTACATATGATGCGAGTACTTATGGTGGTAATTCTGGTTCACCACTCTTTAATGAAAATAATGAAGTTATTGGATTGCATCAAGGTGGTATCGAGGGTGAAAGTAATAGCGCAGTGGCGATAACAGGTAAAGTGTTAGATTTTATAAATGAAAATAGAGAATAA